The sequence below is a genomic window from Streptomyces sp. V1I1.
TTGGTGGTCACCCAACCGCCGGGAGGCAGGCACGATATCCCCTGCTGTATGGAGGCCACAGAGGCCCGACCCAAGATTTTGGCGGGTCCGGCTGATGCGGGGAAGCGTGACATCCGGCACACTGCCCCATTTCGGGCGACGAGGATTAGCGGCACTCCGTGCCGGGCAAACTCCGCCCCTGCGGCAGGATGGCCCCGTGACCGACCACGATCTCGCCGCGCTGGGACGCGTCGTCCCGGACCCCGCCGCCGTCCCGGATCCCGCCGCCGTCCCGGATCCCGCCGCCTCCGGAGCGGCCGGCTCTGGACCCGTCGTTCCGGATCCGGCCGTCCCGGACCCGGAAGCCGCCCCAGACCCGGAAGCCGCTTCGCACGACCCTGCCGTCATGCGGGAGCAGTACCGCTCCACCCCGCTCCTGGAGACGGATCTGGCCGCCGACCCCATGGACCAGTTCGCCCGCTGGTTCAAGGACGCCGCGTCCGGCGGTCTGCACGAGCCGAACGCCATGATCGTCTCCACCGCCACCCCCGACGGCCGCCCGTCCTCCCGCACCGTGCTGCTGAAGCAGTACGACGCGCACGGCTTCGTCTTCTACACGAACTACGACTCCCGCAAGGGTCGCGAGATGGCCGCCAATCCGTACGTCTCGCTGCTCTTCCCCTGGCATCCGCTGGCCCGTCAGGTCATCGTCACGGGCGTCGCGGCCCGTATCGGACGGGACGAGACCGCCGCGTACTTCCGCAGCCGTCCGCACGGATCGCAGCTGGGCGCATGGGCGAGCGAGCAGTCCTCGGTGATCGGCTCGCGCGACGAACTGCTGCGCAGATACGAGGAGCTGGCGACCCGATACCCGGAGGGAGAGCAGGTCCCCGCGCCGCCGGAGTGGGGCGGCTACCGGATCGATCCGCAGACGCTGGAGTTCTGGCAGGGCCACGAGAACCGGCTGCACGACCGGCTGCGGTATGTCCGTACGGAGTCAGGCTGGAAGGTCGAGCGCCTGTCACCCTGAGAGCTGCCGCCCTTGCAGCAGCGCGGTGCGCACCGCCGCCGGGATGTCGGTCACCGGGTACTGCACATGCCGGACGGCGCGCTCCCGGTCCAGCACCAGCACCGCCCGCTTCAGCCGCAGCGCCTGCCCCGCCCGGAAGGTCGGCAGCCGCAGCGCCGCCGACAGCCGGGTGTCCATGTCTGAGAGCAGCGGGAAGGGAATGTCCTCGGCGACGGCGAAGGCGCGCTGCTCGTCGGGCCGCTGGGTGCTCACCCCCCGTACCGCGACGCCCGCCGCGGTGAAATCGCCGTACGCGTCCCGGAACAGCCGGTTCTCCAGGGTGCAGCCGACCGTCCCCGGGATGTCGGCCCAGCCGTCCGGCAGCGGGCTGGGCCGCCCGGTGGCCGGATAGCAGAACAGCACGGTGGCCGCGGCCTGCGCGTCCACCGGATCCAGCTCGCCGCCGGTGTGCGCGGGCAGCGCGATCCGCGGCAGTCGCGTGCCGGGCAGCCCGAGCACCCGGTGCGCCTCGGCGCTGTGTTCGTCGGCGGATGCGGTGAGTGTGCCGTCGCCGAGCAGCCAGCGGTCGGCCCAGTCCTGCATGGACACGAGTACCGGGAGCAGCGCGCGTCCGGTGTCGGTGAGCCGGTACTCGTATCGGACGGGCCCCTGCTGGTACGGGACCTTCTCCAGGACGCCGCTGTCGACGAGGTGGTTCAGCCGCTCGGTGAGGACCTTCCGGGAGATGTCCAGCTCGTGCTGGAGCTCGTCGAAGCGGTACCGGCCGCGCGCTGCCTCGCGTACGAGGAGGAGGCTCCACCAGTCGCCGATCACGGCGGCGGCCTGCGCGACGGCGCATGCGGCGTCGCGCTCGGGTACTGATCTGGCCATGGTCCGGCACCTCCGTGAGTTCCCGATGGAAACTCTAGGCCGGGGGACTCCGGGCCGGGGAAACCCGGGGCGGGGGAACCGGGGCGGGGGAGACCCGGGCCGGGGCGACTCCGGGCCGGGACACTCATGGCCCGGGAATGCAGAAACCCGCGGGCTCTGGTTCCTCCGGAGAGGAGCCGGCCGGATGTGCCGGCGAGCCCGCGGGTCGGTGACTGCTTGGAATTTCGGCCGACGGTCAGTCGGCTGCACACAGAGTGCGACGACGGGCCGTCAGCCCGCAGTCACCTCACGCATCCGAAACGACTTCACTTCCGGATCACCTCCTTTCACCGTGTGGCCCACACCTTAGGAACCGACGGATTGAGGATCAACCGAATTGATCGGGGGTACAAAGATTTTGGGGAACCTTATGTGTCCTGCGTCACGTTCCAGTTGAATGGTCTGACGTGCATCAGCATGCGCGGAGGCGTCCTGCAGGGGGTCCGGGATGAGTGCTTCCAGGAGTGAGACCACCAACGCGCTCGGGCCTGACGAGCCGGTGCCCGAGGGCGAGGGCTCGGCGGAGCCCGTGACGGTACCGGGGTCGGAGCTGCTTGCGGCGTTGCTCGACGGGATGGACGCCGCGCTCTGTGCGTTCGATGCCGACGGCACGATCACGCACTGGAACCGCGAGGCAGAGCGGATCCTCGGGTGGTCGTCCGAGGAGGCCGTGGGGCGCCGCGGGTTCGCCGGGTGGGCGGTGCGGACCGCCGACGCCGAGGAGGTGCAGGGGCGGCTGATGGCCGCGATGGACGGGCCGGGGCGGCAGGTCCACGAGTTCGCGCTGCTGCGCAAGGACGGCGGGCGGGTTCTCGTACGGACCCAGTCGGCGCGGGTGCTCGGCGCGGACGGCAAACCGGCGGGGGTGTACTGCGCCTTCAGCGAGGTGCATGCGCAGATCGACCTGGAGCGATCGATCGCGCTCAGTGAGGCGCTGTTCGAGGACGCATCCTGGGGTGTCGTCCTGGTCGACGTGGACCTGCGGCCGACCGTCGTCAACGGCTATGCGTCGCGCGCGCTCGGCGCGGGGCGTACGTCTCCGCTCGGGCGGCCGCTGGGTGAGCTGGTCGTCCAGGGCGTGGAGGAGCTGGAGGGCGCGCTCCACCATGTGCTGGCGGAGGGTGCGCCGCGGGGGCTCGTGGAGCTGTGGGTGACGCTGGGCACGGGCGATGGGGAGCGGCGGCGGTGCTGGCGCAGCGGGTTCCTGCGGCTGGCCTCACCGCTGGCGGAGGAGCCGGTGCCGCTGGGCGTGGGGTGGCTGTTCCACGACGTGACCGAGTCGAAGCTGGCCGAGCAGGAGGCGGACCGGCTGCGCTTCCGGTCGAGCCAGCTGCACCGGGCGGGGCGGGCCGCCGCGGAGTGCGAGGACCCGATGGAGGCGGCGACGGCGTATCTGGACTTCGCGCTGGCGGGCTTCGCGGACCATGCGCTGATCGACCTGGCGGAACCGGACGGCGCACGCCTGATCCGCGCGGCGGCGACACCGTCGGGCGCGCCGGGCCCGTGCGTCCCGGTGGTGGGCGGCGGCATCCCGGTGCGCTACCCACCGGGCCACCCGGCGCTCCAGGCGGCCGACCGCAACGGCTCGGTGCGCGCGAGCGCGCCCACGAGTAAGCCGGCCGACGAGTGGGCGGCGGAGCGCCAGTGGCCCCGGGACGCGGTGCACGCGCTGTGCACGGTGCTGCGGAGCCGGGGCCGGACGCTGGGTGTGGTGACGTTCCTGCGCGGAGCGAGCCGCCCACCGTTCGAACGCGCGGACGCGATGTACGCGGAGAGCATGGCGGTACTGACGGCGTCGGCGCTTGACCTGACCCGACTGACGGCCGACTGAGCCGGCCACCTGTGGCTGCACCGGGGCTCGGCCACGGGCCCCGCGCCTCAATCGCCGGCGGAGCTGGATTTCGCGTCCGGGACGCCTCAAACTCCCCCCGGACTTCGTCCGGGGGGACCCCCACGAGGCTGGACTTCCCGCCGGTCGGTCCGAATTTTCAGGCCGACCGGCGGAAACAAGCCGTCCGGCGATTGAGGACACTCCCCCTACGCCCTGAGGGCGTAGGGGGACCCCCAGAAGGGCGTACCGGGGCCTTGGGGCCTGCCCCCCAGTTACGGGGAAGGGGCGGGTAGGGGAACAGACCCCCGGACCCGCACCCTCACCCCGCCTGCAACGCCAGCGTCGGAGACAGCCCCGCCGCCCGGACCGCCGGATACAGTCCCGCCACCGTGCCGATCAGGAGCGTCGCTCCGAAGCCGCCTCCGACCGCCCACAGCGGAACCACCCACGGCAGACCGCCCGACGCCGCATACGCCCCCGTCGCCGCCGCGCCGAGTGCCACGCCCGCCAGGCCGCCGAGGCCCGAGAGCATCAGTGACTCGGTGACGAACTGGATACGGATATGCCCCCTGGTCGCGCCCAGCGAGCGCCGCAGACCGATCTCGTGTCGGCGTTCGAGCACAGAAATGATCATGGTGTTGGCGACCCCGACACCGCCGACGAGCAGGGCGATCCCGCCCAGCGCGAGCAGCAGCGTGGAGAACGCGCCCTCGGTCGCCGCCTTCGCCTTGAGCGCCGACGACGGGTCCGTGACCCGTACGTTCTGCGGGTTCTGCGGATCGATGGTCGGGGCGAGCAGCTTCCGTACGTCCCCTACGGAGGTGTCCGTCGAGCGTTCGTACACCGACGTGGGATGACCGTCGTAGCCGAGTAGTTCCTCCGCCGCCTCCGGGCCCACCAGCACCGACCGTTCGATCTCGGGCGCGAGCGGCAGCGGGTCCAGGATGCCGACGACGGTGAAGTAGCGGCCGCCGATCCATACCTGCCGCCCCGGCTCGGTGACGCCGAGCCGCTCGGCGGCCACATCGCCGAGGACGACGGACGGGTAGCGGCCGTTGGCGGCGTTCAGCCACGTCCCGGACGCGACCGTGCCGCGCAACACTTCCAGCAGCTTCTCCGTCGCGGCCTTGACGGCGATGCCGCCCGTCTCGTCCTCCGGGATCTTCTCGTGCCGCCGTACCGAATGCTTCAAGTTGCCTGTCGCGCCGACTTGTTGTACGCCGTCGATACGGCTCACCATCCCGGGCGCGTCCTTGGGCAGCTTGACCTCCTCCCCGGCGAACAGCGACTCGCCGGGCGTCGCCACCAGCAGATTCGTACCGAGCTCGTCCAGCTGACGCATCAACTGCGCCTTGCTGGAGGCCGAGATGCCCACCACCGCGATCATCGTTGCGATGCCGATGGCGATACCGAGCGCGGACAGCACGACACGTACCGGACGGCTCCGCAGCCCCGCGGATCCGACATGCAGGACGTCCCGGGGGCTGAGACGCGCCGCTTTGAGGCGCGCACCCGCCCTCAACAGACCGCTCCCTCAAGACCCGCGAGGGAGTTGTCGGCGACGATCCGGCCGTCCCGCAGCCTCACCTGCCGCGGCAGTTGCGCCGCAATCTCGGTGTCGTGCGTGATGACGGCGATGGTCGCGCCCTCCGCGTTGAGGTCGTGCAGCAGCCCCATGACCGCCTCGCCCGACGCCGAGTCCAGCGCCCCGGTCGGCTCGTCGGCGAGCAGCAGATCGGGCTCGCCGACGACCGCGCGGGCGATCGCGACGCGCTGCTTCTGCCCGCCGGACAGCTCGTGCGGGCGGTGCTTCATCCGGTCGGCGAGCCCGACCCGGGCGAGCGCGTCCGCGGCGAGGGCACGCCGACGGGCCCGCGGCAGACCGGAGTAGAGGAGCCCTTCGGCCACGTTGTCCTGCGCGCTGACCCCGGGCACCAAGTGGAACGCCTGGAAGACGAAACCGATGTGCCGCGACCGCAGCGCCGACAGCCGCCGGTCGTTGAGGGAGGCGACCTCGTGCCCGGTGATGGTGACCGTACCCGCGGTGGGCCGGTCCAGGGTGCCGACGATGTGCAGGAGCGTGGACTTGCCGGAGCCGGACGGTCCGACGATGCCCAGCAACTCCCCGGCGCCGACGGTGAGATCGACGCTGTCGAGCGCCCGCACACCGCCCGCGTACTCCTTGGTGACGCCAAAGAGTGCGACCACAGTGTTCAAGGGCGTGCTCATGCGGACGGCACCCCGACCTTCATGCCATCGCGCAGCCCCTCGCCGCTGACCTCGACGCGGCCCTGCCCGAAGATGCCGAGCTCGACCTTCACATCGCGCGTGCCGCCGTTCTCGACGACCTGCACGCCGAACCCGCCGCCCGGCAGTGCGAGCAGCGCGTTGACGGGTACGGAGAGGATGTTCTCGCGGGTCTCGCCGGTGAGGCTGACGGTGACCGGCGACTGGTCGAACGCTGTGACCTTCTTCGGGTTGTCGAAGGAGACCGTGACATCGATCTTCGGCGACTTGTCCTGCGGGTCGTCCCCCGACTTGGCCGTCTTGCCGACCCCGGTGACCTTCCCGGTCGCGCTGCTGCCGTCCGGGAGGCCAACAGAGACCCGTGTGCCAACCTTGGCGAGTCCGCCGTCGGCGACTGACAGCTTGAAGCGTACGACGCGCTGGGAGCCCGTCACGGTGAGCAGCGGCTTGCCGGGTGCGACCGGCTCGCCGGTCTCCGCGCCCCGGTCCTTGACGCGGACCGCGCCGTTCACGAAGGCGATCCGGTCCGGGCCTACCTGCCCGGTGCGCTTTTGGTCATGGGCCTTCTGCCAGCGCTTGACCGCCTCGGCCGTGCCCTTGGTGAACTTCTCGTCGACGGCGAGCCCGGTGCCGTAACCGAGGTCGCGGAGGTTCTCCTCCAACTGCCGTACGTCCTTGCCCTTGTCGCCGGTCTTGAGGGTCCGGTACATGGGCTCGGAGCCGTACATCAGCCGGACCGGCTTGCCGTCGACCTCGTACAGCCGCTCGTCGCGCTCGACGGTGGAGCCGGAGCCGACGATCCAGGTGAGTGTGCCGGTGGGGCCGGCGTTGATCCTGCGCTCGCCCAGGTAGCCCAGGGTGCCTTCCTGCTGGCTGCTGTTGCTGAGGTCGCCGCGGGTGATCGGTTCGGTGTCGGGCAGCCGCGCGGAGTCGTTCCGGACTTCCTGCTTCTCGCGGGCGGTGAGCGCGGTGACGGTGGTCCCGCCGCCGGCGACCGCGACGATCGCCACAAGGGCGATCACGAGCCGGCGGCGGCTCATGGCTGCACGCTCGCGCACGCCTTGTTGGCCTTCTCGAACTTCTTCAGCTGTTCCCCCCTCAGCGCGGGCATGGCCTCCGTCGAGCCGTCGTCGAACTTCGGGTCGGGCAGGTTGAAGCCGTTCTTGCGCATGCACCGCGCGTACTTCACAGCCTTGTCCTTGTCGGCCTGGCTCATCTCCTCGCCCGCCCCCGAGCCCCCCGCCTTGCTCTGGCAGGCCTTCATCGCCTTCTCCAGCTTCTCCTTGGACATGCCGTTGCCGTCGACGCCCACGCCCTGGCCCTCCTCTTCGGGCTTGGGCTCGGGTACGTCCAGGCCGTGCTCGCGCAGGCACTTGCGGTGCTCCCGCGCCTGGTCGGCCTTCTTGTCCTCGCCGCTCACGTCGTTGGGCTTCTTTTCGCCGTCGGGCTTGGCGGAGCAGGCCGTGGTGAACAGGGCCAGCGTGGTGAGGCCGACGGCGGCCATGGTCCTGAGCTGTCGCTGTCGCAGTTGAGTCGTCATGGCACGAGGGTGGCGGGGGAGCGGGTTTCGTTTCTCTCAGCGCAGTCGTTAACACCGGCGAAAGCCCCCTCTGGGATACACATGGGCCATGCGCGTACTGGTGGTGGAGGACGAGGGGTTTCTCGCCGAGATGATTGCCGAGGGGCTGCGCCGCGACGCACTCGCGGTGGATGTCGCGGCTGACGGCCTGGAGGCACTGCGCAAGCTGCAGTTCGGTGCGTACGACGTACTCGTCCTCGACCGCGATCTTCCTGGCATGCACGGCGACGACGTGTGCCGCCGCGTCGTCGAGCAACGGCTGCTGACGCGGGTGCTGATGCTGACGGCCGCTGGGACGGTACGGGACCGGGTCGAGGGCCTCGGGCTCGGAGCCGACGACTATCTGGCCAAGCCTTTCGCGTACGACGAGCTGCTGGCGCGTGTGCTGGCGCTGGGCCGCCGGGCCATGCCCGCACTGCCGCCCGTGCTGGAGCGGGCCGGGATCGTACTCGACACCGCCCGCCGTCAGGTCAGCCGTGACGGTCGTCATCTGCATCTGTCGCGCAAGGAGTTCGCGGTCCTGGAGGCGCTGCTGCGCGCGGAGGGCGCGGTGGTCAGCGGTGAGGACCTGATCGAGCAGGTGTGGGAGGAGCACACCAGCTACCGCACCAACGCGGTGCGGGTGGCGCTGAGCAAGTTGCGCGCCAAGCTGGGCGAACCGCCGGTGGTGGAGACGGTGCCGGGCGTGGGTTATCGCATCAAGGACGCATCTGGAGCAGGCTCGTGAGCCGCTTCGTGAATCGCTTCCCGGGCACAGAGCGGGCGCGACTGACGGCCCTGTACGGGGGACTGCTGGTGCTGGCGGGCGTACTGCTGACCGGCCTGGTCTATCTGCTCGTACGGCAGGGGCTGTACGCCTCGATCAGTACGGCAGTGACATCTTCCGTGCCCGCTCAGAGGGCGGCGGACGAGCCGTCCCCGCTGTCGCCGGCAACGCCGGATGCGCAGGTATGGCCGGTATCGCCGGTGGAGCCCCCCAGCCACGTCGGCGCGATCAAGGTGGCCACCAAGACGGTGAGCGACGCCGCCGAGGACGCCGTGCTGAACCGGCTGCTGATGGTCTCGGTCATCGTGCTGGCCGCGTACGCCGTCCTGTCCGTGGCCCTCGCCTGGTGGATGGCGGGCCGAGTGCTGCGCCCGGTCGCCGTGATCACGGAGACAGCGCGCAGCCTGTCCGGCCGGAATCTGCACGAGCGGATCGCGCTGGAGGGGCCGCCGGGCGAGCTGAAGGGGCTCGCGGACACGTTCGACGAGATGCTCGGCCGCATGGAACAACTGGTGGGCGCGCAGCAGCGGTTCGCCGCCAACGCGGCGCACGAACTGCGCACTCCCGTCGCGGTCCAGCGGGCGGCCGCGGAGATCGGCCTGGCGGGCGAGCCGGATGCGGAACGGGTGGCCCGTATCCGTACGAAACTGCTCGGCGTCGCGGACGACAGCGAGCGCCTGATCGAGGGCCTTCTGCTGCTGGCCGCCTCCGACCAGGGCCTGGAGCGCCACGACCCGGTGCGGCTGGACGAGGTCGTCTCATCGGCGACGACCGCTCTGGCGGCGGAGGCCGAGGCCCACGGCGTCACGGCGACTGTACGGACGCATCCCCTGACGGTCCGGGGCGACGCGATCCTGCTCGACCACCTGGTGCACAACCTGGTGGCGAACGCGATCCGGCACAACGTCCGGGGCGGCCGGGTGGATGTCCGCTGCGGCCCGACGGGCATCGAGGTCTCGAACACGGGCCCGGTGGTCCCGGCGGAGACGGTCCCGCTGCTCTTCGAACCCTTCCGCAGGCTGTCCGAACGCCGCCATGCGCCGGGGGAGGGGGCGGGCCTGGGCCTGTCGATAGTGGCGTCGATCGCGCGTGCGCACGAGGGGGAGGCGACGGCAAAACCGAATGAGGGGGGCGGCGGCCTGACGATCAGGGTGAGTTTCCCCACGGGGGACGGTGCGTGAGCCGTGGTGCGGGTCGTGGGCTTGCCCTGTGTCGTGGGGTGCGGGCGGCTGCGGTGCGGGTTGCGGTGTTTCCGACCCGGGCGGCGCGAAGGCCCGCCTAGTGGTGGAAGAAGATCCGGTCCCCGTACTCACTCATCACACGCCCGTTCCACTCGTGCCCCCCATCCACATTCCCCGACCTCAGCAGCGGCGGCTCGATCCCCCGCTCCACCAGGCTCTCCGCCGCCGCCGCCATCGTCGCCTGCATCAGCGCGCTCGTCACGACCGTCGACGCCGGCGCGAACGGCGCCTCGATCCCCTCGTGCGTCAGCTCCGCGTCCCCCACCGCGATCTTCGAATCGAGCACGATGTCGCAGTGGTCCCTGAGGAACGTGCCGGACACATGCCGGGACCTCGTCTCCCGCGCGTACGCCACCGACGTCACGCCGATGACCTTGAGCCCTAGCGCCCGCGCGTTCATCGCCATCTCCACCGGCAGCGCGTTCCGCCCGGACAGCGAGATGATCACGAGTACGTCGCCGGACCTGGCCGGGCTGGAGTCGAGCACCGCCCCCGCGAGCCCGTCCACCCGCTCCAGCGCGGAGCCGAGCGTCGCCGGCATGACGTCGACGCCGACGACGCCCGGGACGGCGAGCAGGTTCATCAGGGCGAGGCCGCCGGCCCGGTAGACGACGTCCTGCGCGGCGAGCGAGGAGTGGCCGGCGCCGAAGGCGAAGAGCCGCCCGCCCGCCGCGACGGTGTCGGCGATCGCGACGCCGGCGGCCGCGATGTTCGCCGCCTCCTCGTCCCGTACGCGTTGCAGCAGACCGATCGCGGCATCGAAAAACTGACCGGCCAGCTTGCTCTCGCTCATCGCCGAGCCCTTTCCGGAGGATGGATAGATGCGTACGGAGGTAAGGCAGGTAACGGAGGTATCGCAGGGGGAACGACCACGTGGCACCCCGGCGGGAATACCGCGTGTCGCGGATCACGTTGCGGTCTGGACCATTGCCCTGTCAATACGGGCTCTCCGACAGGCTTTCCCCGGCACGGCACGCTTGTCAGTGGGATGCGTCAGAATTGAGTCGGGGCCGCAGCGCACGATTCCATCGAGGGGCACGTATGTCCGGACTGATCGACACGACGGAGATGTATCTCCGCACCATCCTCGAGCTGGAAGAGGAAGGCGTGGTGCCCATGCGCGCCCGTATCGCCGAGCGACTCGACCAGAGCGGCCCGACGGTCAGCCAGACCGTGGCGCGTATGGAACGGGACGGCCTGGTGACGGTCGCAGGCGACCGTCACCTGGAGCTGACCGACGAGGGCCGGCGGCTGGCGACGCGCGTGATGCGCAAGCACCGCCTCGCCGAGTGTCTGCTCGTCGACGTGATCGGCCTCGAGTGGGAGCAGGTCCACGCGGAGGCGTGTCGCTGGGAGCACGTGATGAGCGAGGCGGTGGAGCGGCGCGTGCTGGAGCTGCTGCGCCACCCCACGGAGTCGCCGTACGGCAACCCGATCCCGGGCCTGGAGGAGCTGGGCGAGAAGGCGGAGGCCGACCCGTTCCTGGACGACGGCATGGTGTCGCTGGCGGACCTGGACCCGGGCGTGGACGGCAAGACGGTGGTGGTACGGCGTATCGGCGAGCCGATCCAGACCGACGCCCAGCTGATGTACACGCTGCGGCGGGCGGGCGTGCAGCCCGGCTCGGTGGTGAGCGTGACGGAGTCCGCGGGCGGGGTGCTGGTGGGCAGCAGCGGCGAGGCGGCGGAGCTGGAGGCGGACGTGGCGTCGCACGTCTTCGTGGCCAAGCAGTAGTCGCGTAACCGTCACCTCGCTTTCCGTCAGCCAGTAACCGATTTCTGTCCGGAATGGCAGCGCCCGGGCGAATCGCGTGCCACGCTGTGGCTAGGCATGACCCGACGGCCGGGGAGGGATCAGGGTGATGCGCCCGTCGTATGCCCCGCGCGCACAAAACTGCGCCCAGCACATGTACGCCCAGCGCATGCCCTGCGCCCCGTGCACACAGGAATGCCCCGGCGCCCATCGGCGCCGGGGCCTGTCCTCCCCTGTGCTGACCCGGAGCCCCGAGCTCTCAGGGTCAATCCCCTCGGACCGTCTTCCCCGACCGGCCCGCCTCCCGCTGAAGATCTCCCCTCGGTCACGGGCGTCAATCCTTGAAGGCGGTCACTCGAACGAGGGGTGTTGCGCACCAGAAGCACGTTTTCGAATAAAGGTTCGATAGTCTGGCGGTACTCGACGAGCTCGACAGGGGCTCGGCGCGGTCTCGATCACCGGGGGAGAGAAGGGGGTGCCAGGCCACATGGTGCGGCGCATCGACGTAACCGGAGCCAACGGCGTACGCCTGGCTGCCTGGGAGTTCGCAGATCCACCCAAGGGGCCGGGCGAGGCCGTGCACGCCCCCGCGTCTGGAGTCTTACTGCTCCACGGCCTGATGGGCCGCGCCTCGCACTGGGCGTCCACAGCCCGCTGGCTGGCGGAGCGTCACCGCGCGGTCGCCCTTGACCAGCGCGGTCACGGCCGAAGCGACAAGCCGGCCGAGGGCCCGTTCACCCGCGAGGCGTATGTGTCCGACGCCGAGGCCGCGATCGAACAGCTGAGCCTCGCCCCGGTGACCCTGATCGGCCACTCGATGGGCGCGCTCACCGCTTGGCAACTGGCCGCCAAACGCCCGGACCTGGTCCAGGCCCTGATCATCTGCGACATGCGCGCCTCGGCGCTGGGCGCGGCCTCGCAGCGCGAGTGGGACGACTGGTTCCGCTCCTGGCCCGTCCCCTTCGCGACGCTTGCGGATGTACGGAAGTGGTTCGGCGAGGACGATCCGTGGGTCG
It includes:
- a CDS encoding alpha/beta fold hydrolase, translating into MVRRIDVTGANGVRLAAWEFADPPKGPGEAVHAPASGVLLLHGLMGRASHWASTARWLAERHRAVALDQRGHGRSDKPAEGPFTREAYVSDAEAAIEQLSLAPVTLIGHSMGALTAWQLAAKRPDLVQALIICDMRASALGAASQREWDDWFRSWPVPFATLADVRKWFGEDDPWVERPNPSRGEFFAEVMAERADGWRPVFSRRQMLTSRATWVHDPHWEELAQVRCPALVVRGLDGELGRAEAQEMVRVLPRGEYAEVADAGHLVHYDQPEGWRTAIEPFLDRVLTP